From Oryza brachyantha chromosome 9, ObraRS2, whole genome shotgun sequence, a single genomic window includes:
- the LOC102721581 gene encoding DNA-dependent metalloprotease SPRTN-like isoform X2, protein MDEVVDPDLEDPNPDVGELFRHYDGLYFRGALAGAGFSVRWSSPQTPPRVAGPFGSCIFEKPDNTITLSEPVLKYRSSTDTKNALLHQMIHAILFVKHHRKDCRGHGPIFRAWMTAINSCSVDDHQRPPDGYNITTRHDFSADNSPRSLNSSLWKCEYCGDTLVRAMNMGAPSDACCIENVDEYSTCGNMLCHWHNHKMGCDGTYANMGKAKRTQLTQDPNNVQGTKRCPTDMQMAKSQIAIQEPESPDSDGLQQDATVRKPEAEGKLLTLGNVKSTGRSSSKKGVKRHRPENTQDVNDMLTAPLKNPKLGLDLVSSWKRRVSSIVGSNNAKSSGGSASRKESKPHMPENVEESSVLPSLSQKKLKLNEDLVVSGKNETLSLVNCSNGKSAASNSSKKVREQHELEGVQKSCVQPASPPRKLRQDFVASVKTDISSLDSNCNAKVLRSSPLKCSGKQHEKADIQKSGALPSGSESKLKRQNEISSSTKAGVQDKSRNTQKNIDPPASPQTKLKQSVLQKQRQSKTRKSANEKFAVISAWLNYYESEGSSGSTEPLVNKRTERRRRARNRITYTRSRKRNAGVSSSIKTQPSEDGSSHSHAKAAASCLDIVASIPSKQVVNQSPRYQSQSPAPFMAIVPFDAANADPTSTSSIIDISDDD, encoded by the exons ATGGACGAGGTGGTGGATCCGGACCTGGAGGACCCGAACCCGGACGTGGGGGAGCTGTTCAGGCACTACGACGGGCTCTACTTCCGCGgggcgctcgccggcgccggcttctCCGTCCGGTGGAGCTCGCCGCAGACGCCGCCGCGGGTGGCCGG TCCTTTTGGTTCCTGTATCTTCGAAAAACCAGACAATACCATAACACTGTCTGAACCTGTGCTGAAATATCGCTCAAGTACTGATACAAAGAATGCGTTGCTGCATCAGATGATCCATGCAATCTTATTTGTAAAGCATCATAGGAAGGACTGCCG GGGACATGGTCCTATTTTTCGCGCTTGGATGACTGCTATCAACTCCTGCTCTGTCGACGATCATCAG agACCACCTGATGGATACAATATTACCACCCGCCATGATTTTTCTGCAGACAACTCCCCTCGCAGCCTCAATAGTTCGCTGTGGAAA TGTGAATATTGCGGGGATACACTTGTGAGGGCCATGAACATGGGTGCTCCATCTGATGCCTGCTGCATTGAGAATGTTGACGAGTACTCAACCTGTGGCAACATGCTTTGCCACTGGCATAA CCACAAGATGGGCTGTGATGGCACATATGCAAATATGGGCAAAGCAAAACGGACACAACTTACACAAGATCCAAACAATGTTCAAG GTACTAAAAGGTGCCCAACTGACATGCAAATGGCCAAGTCACAAATAGCCATACAAGAACCAGAGTCACCAGATTCAGATGGATTGCAGCAGGATGCTACTGTCAGGAAACCAGAAGCAGAGGGCAAGCTTCTCACACTTGGCAATGTAAAATCAACAGGAAGAAGCTCTTCAAAGAAGGGAGTGAAGAGGCATAGGCCTGAAAACACTCAAGATGTGAATGATATGCTTACTGCCCCTCTGAAAAACCCGAAGCTGGGACTAGACTTGGTTTCATCATGGAAGCGCAGAGTATCATCTATAGTTGGTAGCAATAACGCAAAATCATCAGGAGGTAGTGCTTCAAGAAAGGAAAGCAAACCGCATATGCCTGAGAATGTTGAGGAGTCCAGTGTCCtgccttctctctctcaaaaaaaGCTGAAACTGAATGAAGACTTGGTTGTATCAGGGAAGAATGAGACTTTATCCCTAGTGAATTGCAGCAATGGTAAATCAGCAGCAAGTAACTCTTCAAAAAAAGTAAGAGAGCAGCATGAACTAGAAGGAGTTCAGAAATCATGTGTTCAACCTGCTAGCCCTCCAAGAAAACTGAGACAAGATTTTGTTGCATCGGTCAAAACCGATATTTCTTCTTTAGATAGTAACTGCAATGCTAAAGTGTTGAGAAGTAGCCCCTTAAAATGTTCAGGCAAGCAGCATGAGAAAGCAGACATCCAGAAAAGCGGTGCTCTGCCCTCTGGCTCTGAAAGTAAACTCAAGCGACAGAATGAAATTAGCTCCTCAACTAAGGCAGGGGTGCAGGACAAGTCTAGAAACACTCAGAAAAACATTGATCCGCCTGCTTCGCctcaaacaaaactgaaacaatCAGTGTTGCAGAAACAGAGACAGTCCAAAACTAGGAAGTCTGCTAATGAAAAGTTCGCTGTGATTAGCGCTTGGCTGAACTACTATGAGTCAGAAGGATCAAGTGGATCAACTGAGCCCCTGGTAAACAAAAGAACAGAGCGGAGAAGGAGAGCGAGGAACAGAATAACTTACACACGGTCAAGGAAGCGAAATGCCGGAGTAAGCAGCTCCATCAAGACACAACCTTCTGAAGATGGCTCATCTCATTCTCATGCAAAAGCTGCAGCTTCATGCTTGGACATTGTGGCTAGCATCCCTTCGAAGCAGGTGGTGAATCAATCCCCTAGATATCAGTCCCAGTCACCAGCTCCATTCATGGCAATCGTTCCTTTCGATGCTGCCAATGCTGATCCAACCAGTACTTCTAGCATAATAGATATTTCAGATGATGACTGA
- the LOC102721581 gene encoding DNA-dependent metalloprotease SPRTN-like isoform X1, with the protein MDEVVDPDLEDPNPDVGELFRHYDGLYFRGALAGAGFSVRWSSPQTPPRVAGPFGSCIFEKPDNTITLSEPVLKYRSSTDTKNALLHQMIHAILFVKHHRKDCRGHGPIFRAWMTAINSCSVDDHQRPPDGYNITTRHDFSADNSPRSLNSSLWKCEYCGDTLVRAMNMGAPSDACCIENVDEYSTCGNMLCHWHNHKMGCDGTYANMGKAKRTQLTQDPNNVQASPGTKRCPTDMQMAKSQIAIQEPESPDSDGLQQDATVRKPEAEGKLLTLGNVKSTGRSSSKKGVKRHRPENTQDVNDMLTAPLKNPKLGLDLVSSWKRRVSSIVGSNNAKSSGGSASRKESKPHMPENVEESSVLPSLSQKKLKLNEDLVVSGKNETLSLVNCSNGKSAASNSSKKVREQHELEGVQKSCVQPASPPRKLRQDFVASVKTDISSLDSNCNAKVLRSSPLKCSGKQHEKADIQKSGALPSGSESKLKRQNEISSSTKAGVQDKSRNTQKNIDPPASPQTKLKQSVLQKQRQSKTRKSANEKFAVISAWLNYYESEGSSGSTEPLVNKRTERRRRARNRITYTRSRKRNAGVSSSIKTQPSEDGSSHSHAKAAASCLDIVASIPSKQVVNQSPRYQSQSPAPFMAIVPFDAANADPTSTSSIIDISDDD; encoded by the exons ATGGACGAGGTGGTGGATCCGGACCTGGAGGACCCGAACCCGGACGTGGGGGAGCTGTTCAGGCACTACGACGGGCTCTACTTCCGCGgggcgctcgccggcgccggcttctCCGTCCGGTGGAGCTCGCCGCAGACGCCGCCGCGGGTGGCCGG TCCTTTTGGTTCCTGTATCTTCGAAAAACCAGACAATACCATAACACTGTCTGAACCTGTGCTGAAATATCGCTCAAGTACTGATACAAAGAATGCGTTGCTGCATCAGATGATCCATGCAATCTTATTTGTAAAGCATCATAGGAAGGACTGCCG GGGACATGGTCCTATTTTTCGCGCTTGGATGACTGCTATCAACTCCTGCTCTGTCGACGATCATCAG agACCACCTGATGGATACAATATTACCACCCGCCATGATTTTTCTGCAGACAACTCCCCTCGCAGCCTCAATAGTTCGCTGTGGAAA TGTGAATATTGCGGGGATACACTTGTGAGGGCCATGAACATGGGTGCTCCATCTGATGCCTGCTGCATTGAGAATGTTGACGAGTACTCAACCTGTGGCAACATGCTTTGCCACTGGCATAA CCACAAGATGGGCTGTGATGGCACATATGCAAATATGGGCAAAGCAAAACGGACACAACTTACACAAGATCCAAACAATGTTCAAG CTTCTCCAGGTACTAAAAGGTGCCCAACTGACATGCAAATGGCCAAGTCACAAATAGCCATACAAGAACCAGAGTCACCAGATTCAGATGGATTGCAGCAGGATGCTACTGTCAGGAAACCAGAAGCAGAGGGCAAGCTTCTCACACTTGGCAATGTAAAATCAACAGGAAGAAGCTCTTCAAAGAAGGGAGTGAAGAGGCATAGGCCTGAAAACACTCAAGATGTGAATGATATGCTTACTGCCCCTCTGAAAAACCCGAAGCTGGGACTAGACTTGGTTTCATCATGGAAGCGCAGAGTATCATCTATAGTTGGTAGCAATAACGCAAAATCATCAGGAGGTAGTGCTTCAAGAAAGGAAAGCAAACCGCATATGCCTGAGAATGTTGAGGAGTCCAGTGTCCtgccttctctctctcaaaaaaaGCTGAAACTGAATGAAGACTTGGTTGTATCAGGGAAGAATGAGACTTTATCCCTAGTGAATTGCAGCAATGGTAAATCAGCAGCAAGTAACTCTTCAAAAAAAGTAAGAGAGCAGCATGAACTAGAAGGAGTTCAGAAATCATGTGTTCAACCTGCTAGCCCTCCAAGAAAACTGAGACAAGATTTTGTTGCATCGGTCAAAACCGATATTTCTTCTTTAGATAGTAACTGCAATGCTAAAGTGTTGAGAAGTAGCCCCTTAAAATGTTCAGGCAAGCAGCATGAGAAAGCAGACATCCAGAAAAGCGGTGCTCTGCCCTCTGGCTCTGAAAGTAAACTCAAGCGACAGAATGAAATTAGCTCCTCAACTAAGGCAGGGGTGCAGGACAAGTCTAGAAACACTCAGAAAAACATTGATCCGCCTGCTTCGCctcaaacaaaactgaaacaatCAGTGTTGCAGAAACAGAGACAGTCCAAAACTAGGAAGTCTGCTAATGAAAAGTTCGCTGTGATTAGCGCTTGGCTGAACTACTATGAGTCAGAAGGATCAAGTGGATCAACTGAGCCCCTGGTAAACAAAAGAACAGAGCGGAGAAGGAGAGCGAGGAACAGAATAACTTACACACGGTCAAGGAAGCGAAATGCCGGAGTAAGCAGCTCCATCAAGACACAACCTTCTGAAGATGGCTCATCTCATTCTCATGCAAAAGCTGCAGCTTCATGCTTGGACATTGTGGCTAGCATCCCTTCGAAGCAGGTGGTGAATCAATCCCCTAGATATCAGTCCCAGTCACCAGCTCCATTCATGGCAATCGTTCCTTTCGATGCTGCCAATGCTGATCCAACCAGTACTTCTAGCATAATAGATATTTCAGATGATGACTGA
- the LOC102721581 gene encoding uncharacterized protein LOC102721581 isoform X3, giving the protein MIHAILFVKHHRKDCRGHGPIFRAWMTAINSCSVDDHQRPPDGYNITTRHDFSADNSPRSLNSSLWKCEYCGDTLVRAMNMGAPSDACCIENVDEYSTCGNMLCHWHNHKMGCDGTYANMGKAKRTQLTQDPNNVQASPGTKRCPTDMQMAKSQIAIQEPESPDSDGLQQDATVRKPEAEGKLLTLGNVKSTGRSSSKKGVKRHRPENTQDVNDMLTAPLKNPKLGLDLVSSWKRRVSSIVGSNNAKSSGGSASRKESKPHMPENVEESSVLPSLSQKKLKLNEDLVVSGKNETLSLVNCSNGKSAASNSSKKVREQHELEGVQKSCVQPASPPRKLRQDFVASVKTDISSLDSNCNAKVLRSSPLKCSGKQHEKADIQKSGALPSGSESKLKRQNEISSSTKAGVQDKSRNTQKNIDPPASPQTKLKQSVLQKQRQSKTRKSANEKFAVISAWLNYYESEGSSGSTEPLVNKRTERRRRARNRITYTRSRKRNAGVSSSIKTQPSEDGSSHSHAKAAASCLDIVASIPSKQVVNQSPRYQSQSPAPFMAIVPFDAANADPTSTSSIIDISDDD; this is encoded by the exons ATGATCCATGCAATCTTATTTGTAAAGCATCATAGGAAGGACTGCCG GGGACATGGTCCTATTTTTCGCGCTTGGATGACTGCTATCAACTCCTGCTCTGTCGACGATCATCAG agACCACCTGATGGATACAATATTACCACCCGCCATGATTTTTCTGCAGACAACTCCCCTCGCAGCCTCAATAGTTCGCTGTGGAAA TGTGAATATTGCGGGGATACACTTGTGAGGGCCATGAACATGGGTGCTCCATCTGATGCCTGCTGCATTGAGAATGTTGACGAGTACTCAACCTGTGGCAACATGCTTTGCCACTGGCATAA CCACAAGATGGGCTGTGATGGCACATATGCAAATATGGGCAAAGCAAAACGGACACAACTTACACAAGATCCAAACAATGTTCAAG CTTCTCCAGGTACTAAAAGGTGCCCAACTGACATGCAAATGGCCAAGTCACAAATAGCCATACAAGAACCAGAGTCACCAGATTCAGATGGATTGCAGCAGGATGCTACTGTCAGGAAACCAGAAGCAGAGGGCAAGCTTCTCACACTTGGCAATGTAAAATCAACAGGAAGAAGCTCTTCAAAGAAGGGAGTGAAGAGGCATAGGCCTGAAAACACTCAAGATGTGAATGATATGCTTACTGCCCCTCTGAAAAACCCGAAGCTGGGACTAGACTTGGTTTCATCATGGAAGCGCAGAGTATCATCTATAGTTGGTAGCAATAACGCAAAATCATCAGGAGGTAGTGCTTCAAGAAAGGAAAGCAAACCGCATATGCCTGAGAATGTTGAGGAGTCCAGTGTCCtgccttctctctctcaaaaaaaGCTGAAACTGAATGAAGACTTGGTTGTATCAGGGAAGAATGAGACTTTATCCCTAGTGAATTGCAGCAATGGTAAATCAGCAGCAAGTAACTCTTCAAAAAAAGTAAGAGAGCAGCATGAACTAGAAGGAGTTCAGAAATCATGTGTTCAACCTGCTAGCCCTCCAAGAAAACTGAGACAAGATTTTGTTGCATCGGTCAAAACCGATATTTCTTCTTTAGATAGTAACTGCAATGCTAAAGTGTTGAGAAGTAGCCCCTTAAAATGTTCAGGCAAGCAGCATGAGAAAGCAGACATCCAGAAAAGCGGTGCTCTGCCCTCTGGCTCTGAAAGTAAACTCAAGCGACAGAATGAAATTAGCTCCTCAACTAAGGCAGGGGTGCAGGACAAGTCTAGAAACACTCAGAAAAACATTGATCCGCCTGCTTCGCctcaaacaaaactgaaacaatCAGTGTTGCAGAAACAGAGACAGTCCAAAACTAGGAAGTCTGCTAATGAAAAGTTCGCTGTGATTAGCGCTTGGCTGAACTACTATGAGTCAGAAGGATCAAGTGGATCAACTGAGCCCCTGGTAAACAAAAGAACAGAGCGGAGAAGGAGAGCGAGGAACAGAATAACTTACACACGGTCAAGGAAGCGAAATGCCGGAGTAAGCAGCTCCATCAAGACACAACCTTCTGAAGATGGCTCATCTCATTCTCATGCAAAAGCTGCAGCTTCATGCTTGGACATTGTGGCTAGCATCCCTTCGAAGCAGGTGGTGAATCAATCCCCTAGATATCAGTCCCAGTCACCAGCTCCATTCATGGCAATCGTTCCTTTCGATGCTGCCAATGCTGATCCAACCAGTACTTCTAGCATAATAGATATTTCAGATGATGACTGA